ATTAGTTACAGCCCCGACAAAACATAAAGATTTTACAGACGAAAAAGCTATTGAAGCTAGTTATTATGACGAAGTGATTGCGATTATTAAAGAAACAACCGGTGTGAAAGATGTGTTTGTTTTTGATCATACTGTAAGGCGTGGCTCTGCAGATAGCAGCCGTAAACCAGCGCATCATGTTCATAATGATTATACTGAGCAGACGGCACAGTCTCGTGCACAAGAGCGCATTGGAGTGGAGCAGTTTGCTAAACTTAACGATCGTCGAATGATCCAGATTAATGTTTGGCGTCCCTTGGTGGATGTTGTAAAGCGCTCACCCTTAGCATTTTGTAATGCAGCCAGTGTAGATCAAAAAGATTTACTGGTATCCAAAATTCACTTTCCAGATACAGATCATGTTGGTGAAATATATGCATTGCGTAAAGCGGCTGAGCAGAAGTGGGTCTATTTTTCAGAAATGAATCACGATGAAGTTGTTCTTATTAAAGGCTTCGACTCCGAGAAAGATGGTGTCGCTCGGTTCACACCGCACACGGCTTTTGAATACCCAGATCAAGATCCAAATATTGGCGCAAGAGCGAGTATCGAAGTACGTACATTTGCTTTTTATTAAAACAAGCAAAAGTAGTAACACCATCAGCTAAAAATAGGTGACTTATTGAAAGCCGCCTATTTAGCTTTAGTGTTAACTCAAGTTGTTTCGTGACTTCGTGGGAAAGCACTCAATAATGTACATAAACACTGCTGGAGTAACGTCGTTGTTACTGGATATCAAAATCAACCCTACGAGCATTAATCAGATCTAATTTCAAAGGCTTCAGCTATTGAATTGTAACTACTCGGCTTATCAATCTGTTGTGCGATTAAATCTACTGGTATACGAGGCTTTAGTAAGTCATCGAATATCACTGGATCTGTGACATTGTCATCTAGCCAGGCATTAATTAGCTCTGGTTCGGGCGGTAGTAATAGTGGCGAGGCTTTAGTGTGAATGTTGCTAAGCTTGGGATGTGGCGGCAAGGTGATAACCGAAAAAGACAAAGCCGTCTCCCCTGTTTGCTAGCTAAACAGCTACTAAAGCATACTCTTAAATTATTCGATCACCTTATTCTAGGCAGTTTGACTGTAAAACAGCTTCCAATGCCTAATTCACTTTTGACCTCAAGAATCCCCTGATGCTTATCTACTATACTGCGAGATAATGCCAAGCCAAGGCCCGTCCCTTGTCCTTTGTCTTTGGTGGTAAAAAAAGGCTGAAAGATCTTTTCCAGTTGATCTTTTTCTATACCAGAGCCATTATCCTCAACACTAAACCAAACCCAATTGTCATCAAAACCGGTATTTATTGTTATAACGCCGCGTTTATCGATAGCTTGGGCTGCATTTAACAAAAAATTGAGCAGGACTTGATTTATCTGCGAGGGAATACATGAAATCAATGGAATATCAGCTAAGTTTAGCTTCAGATCTGCTTTATATTTCAGTTCATTAGCAATAATGTTAAGCGTGCTCTGAATGCCTGAATGTAAGTCAGCTTCAACAAATTCTGCATCTTCAAGGTGCGAGAAATCTTTCAGATCACGTATTATTTCAATAACACGCTGTAATCCAGCTTCAGACTGGGCAATAAGTGTGGGTAAATCTTCGATAATATAATCAAACTCATACTTTTCCTTCAGCTCATGGCTTTGGTCTATTGGCAAGATCTCACTCATCCGCCGTATCAGTAAAATAAGACTATCGGTATATTCTTTTAAGCATCCCAGATTAGATGCAACATAACCAATGGGGTTATTAATCTCATGGGCAACACCAGCGGCGAGTTGTCCTAAAGAAGCGAGTTTTTCAGAATGCATTAACTGTTCTGTTAATATTTTGACTTGCTGCTTAAGCCCTTCGATTTCTAACTGCTCTGTAGACATATATAGGCTATCCTTATTTATTATTGCGCTGGTTTTGCTTGTATAGACGAAATGCATTCGTTATCTCTTCCATAAGCTCATTATCCTGCCAAGGCTTGGTAATAAATTTATAAATCGAACCGTGGTTAATTGCGTCCGTAACTGAACGAAGATCGGTATATCCGGATAATACTATTCGGATGGTATTGGGATACATGTCTTTCACTCGGCTAAAGAATTCTGTTCCACTCATTTTGGGCATTCTTTGATCGGAAACAATAACCTGTATGTTGTGCAAAGCCAGTAACTCAAACGCTTGTTCCGCCGAATTGCAAGTAAGCACATTATAGGGTTGTTTGCGTAACATTCGCTTCAGCGAGTGCAAGATATTCTCTTCATCATCAACCAATAATAAGGTTTGTTGTTCAGCATCAACTTCTGCGTTTTCGGTGGGCAAGTACTGCTGCAAAAATATCTCTAGCTTTGCTACGGGAAGTGGTTTTGAAAAATAGTATCCTTGTAAATCATCACACGAATACTTATATAATAAAGTTGATTGCGCTATTGTTTCCACACCTTCAGCAATAACTTTTACACCTAGTTGATGAGCCATAGCAATAATACCACGTGTGATAGCTGCATCTTTTTGATCGGTTACTATTTCGCGAATAAAAGATCGATCAATTTTTAGGTTGTCTATAGGTAAGCGCTTCAAATAACTCAAACTAGAATAACCAGTTCCAAAATCGTCAATAGAAATATTAATGCCAAGTTGTTTAAGATGGTGCAACTTATGTACTACTTGTTCAATATTGTCTAATAGTAGTGATTCTGTTAATTCTAATTCGAACCATTTAGGTTCTAGTTGTACTTTATGTAAAGTTTGTTCAAGTTGCTCAACAAAATTTTCCTCATTAAATTGTAGCGCTGACACATTCACTGCAATAATCAGGTCAATAATCCCCCGCTCTTGTAATGAGCGGTTATAAGTTGCAGCTTGTTCTATTACCCACTGACCAATCTCAACTATTAAGCCCATTTCCTCGGCTATCGGAATAAATTCATCGGGGCCAATAAAGCCTATTTCAGGATGCTTCCAGCGCAACAAAGCTTCTAAGCCAACTAAACGCCCGCTGCCCGCTTCTACTTGTGGTTGGTAATAAAGTTCAAATTGCTGATTGGCTAATGCTTGCTTGAGCATAGCTCTTAAACTTAATTGTTTATTAAGTATTTTTTCCATTTCTGGGTTGTACCACTGGGCATTATTTCGACCTAGTAATTCAGCCTGATACATCGCCATACCAGCCTGCTTAACAAGCTCCATGGGCTCATCTACCCCCCCCTCAGAAATGCTGACACCGATGCTGGCCGATATTTGAAATTCTTTACCGTTAATGTCAAATGGGATCGCGATAGCAGTGCGAAGCGCTGAAACCAAAGTATTTAATTGCGTAGACTCATTAAAATCAGGTAGTAATATAACAAACTCATCCCCGCCCATTCTGGCTAAGGTGTCGCCTGGTTGAATTTGCTTTTGAATTCGAACACTTAATTGGCGAAGAACTTCATCACCAATTAAGTGGCCTAGGCTTTCATTTATTAATTTAAAACCATCTATATTGATCATAATTATCGCCACATTCATCTGATGTCGCGTACTCATGGTTAAACTTTGTGATAGTCGATCTCGTAAAAGATTACGATTAGGCAAGCCGGTGAGTAGATCATGCGAAGAATTGTACGCTAACTCCTGCTCGTATTTTTTTAACTCAGTTATATTAGTGAGAATGCCGATATAATGGGTAATGACATTAACTTCATTAGGAACCGGTGATAAAAGTAAGTTACACCAAAATACACTCTCATCTTTACGATACTGCTTCATCACAACACGAATTTCTTGCATAGTTTCGATGGCAGTGCGCATCTGTTCTTGGACTACTACATCAGGATCTTTACCTTGCAAAAAGCTGCCATTTTTTCCGACAGAGTCCGCATAACTGTATCCGGTTAGCTTTTCAAAACCCGCATTCACATAGCTAATTGGTAAGTCTGATTTGGTAATATCAATGATAATTATCCCATTTGAGCTGGCATCAACAACTCTTTTAAATAACCTAAGCTTTTTTTCTGTTTTTAGGCGTAGGGTAATATCTTTAGCTATACCAATGACCCCGGCAACTTTACCGTTTATCCAGCTGGGCATTATGGTAATTTGTAGTTCATGTTGCTTGCCTGTGCGGCTAACAACGCTAGTTTCAAAACTTTGAGCCTCACCTGTTAGCGCGTTGGTAAAGTATTTTGACGCTTCGATTAATTTTTCATCGAAGATAATTCGACTACTATGCATTTGTTTTAGCTCGTTTACTGACCATCCTAGCAAGTCAGAACCAGCCTGGTTTGTATCGACAAAGTAACCTTTTTTATTAATGATATAAACGATATCTGGGTTGAATTGGTAAAACGATCTAAAGCGTTGTTCACTTTCTGAAAGTAAACGTTTTTGCTGTGATTGTTCTATCGCATTGGTTGCAAAGCTGCAACCTGACTCTAGTAATGCTAATTCCTCTTTATTAGGCTCGCGCGCATTGTCGCAATATAATGCGAAGGTCCCTAAAACAGTTTGATCCTGTAATAGCAGAGGCATAGACCAGCACGCCGCTAAATTTTCTGCTAAAGCAATATCTGCGAATTGGTTCCATTTATGATCGCTAGCAATATCTGCAACAATAACGAGATTTTTTTGAAAAGCGGATGTACCACATGAGCCCATATTATTAGCAATAGGCACTACAGCTAAAGCCGAATGGTAAGCTTGACTTAACGAAGGAGCTGAGACAATTTTCAAATGTTGATTTACTTTTAGCATGACACAAGCTTTAACAGATGAGTTTTGCTCTTCAACCATTAAACAAATTTGCTTTAATATCTCATCAATTGGTGCTTCTACGGCAATAAGCTGCAAAATGCGTTGCTGAGCCGCTTGATAGCGTTCCGCTTTAACAATATTACTGACATCCTTGGCTACAGCATATATTTTCTGGGTAGCTTCTGCATATTGACCCGACCACATCAAATGCACAACATTGCCATCTTTATGGATATATCGGCTGCGAAAGTTTAGGCTGTCATGGCTGTTAAGTAATTCTGCAAATTCATGTTCGGTATGTTGGCGGTCATCAGGATGCACAAAATCTAAAAGATTACGCCCTTCAAGTTCTTGTTCTGAATAACCTAATACCCAGTTGCTTGCTTTACTGACTTCCTCAAATATACCGTTATTATCAATAATGCATAGAAGCGAGGTTGAGTTATCTTTAAACTCAAGATGATTAGTTTGAAGTTCCTTTTGTAACTTAAGGCTACTTTTTAATTTTTTAATGGCAATAATTAATCGCTGTTGCTGCCATTGCATGCGCTTTAAACATTGTTGCGATAGCAGTGCCAAAAAGCAGGCTAGCCAACCCACTATTAAAACCACTTCAGATACTTGTCTTACATAACTAATTTCAACATCATAATCCCGATAAAGCTGTAATCGCCAATTTAGTTCACTTAGTGAGTTAATGGTATAGCTGCCTAGTTGGAAATATTGACGTTGCGGGTCAAGCTGACTTAGCAAAAAATCTGATTTGTCGTCATAAACCAATGTCATTGCATAGCCAGTTGGAACAATTATAGAAACGACTGATTGCATAAGCTTTTTAACATTTATGGCAGCAAGAACCTCAGATAAGCCCAAGGTATTAGGCTGAGCTAATGTCACTCTAATAAAAAATTCATCTAATTGCTGGTTATAGTAAAAGTTAAAGTTATTATTCAACACTGTGGGTAACAAAACATAATCATTATTAAAATGAGCATCAAAACCTTGCTTAATGTCTAAAGCTTGAGCCGCGGAATACTGCACATTACCGCTACTATTTAGAACCGCAATATAATCAAGTGAACTAAAGTCACGTAAATAAGAGTTTAAATCTAACTCTATTTGATTTGGTAAATAACTCGCGTTTGTTGCTGACAGCCGCTCCACCATGCGCTGAATTAAATCTTTTTGTTCTTGTAAGGCATCTTTAGTTTCTTGCTGAAAATTTATAACTGTTTTCTGCATTAGCTTTTGATTACTTATTTCTAATTGATGCATAAAGCTCAACCAGAGCGCTATCGTAGCAATAGTCAGCAACAAAGCTAGGCATGTACCTAAGCTACAACTAAAACGTAAAGTGGATGGCGCTGTTAAACCTGCTATTACAGAAAAAAGAATAAAAATTACCGTATTAAGGGCCACTGAAGGCCGGTCTGAAAACTGGATGCTGCCTAAATTACCGGTATTAGCCACCAGCAAAGCCAGCATTAACCCGGCTAAAATAATAAAACTAACCCAACTCAAGATTCTCCAACCAGAATGATCTCTTTTAAACTTACCGATCAAGCCAAAGGTTAGCAGTATCCAACTGACTAGTTGCAACCAAGGCATTGTGAAATTTTCAATTGGAATATTGGCTAATAAAGGCGAACTTAATAATAATATGCACAGCATAGCGCTGAGGCCTGATACAAAAAGAACAGTAAATTGGCGAGTTATCGCAATTAACGACAAAGCTGTGCACGCCAATAACAGCATGACGTTGAGAGGCAAAATAACATTGTAAATATCGTCACCAAGAGTAAGCAACTTGCTTAACCCAACAAACAGGCAACCTAATATCAAAAAACCTAAGCTACTGTAAAAAAGGCTATAATTGACAAAACTCACGAGATTTTTTCTAGCTATTGTTCTCATAAATACTCTTATCAGGTTCAAATTAAAGTTAACAAGCAATCTAATAAAACTGCTTTAGTGAAAGGTTTCTGTAATGCTGCGTCTATTGTGGCTGTTGTGGCTGTTGTAGAAAGTTCGCGTAGCGCATAGTCAAGGTCACCACTAATTAATACCCGCTTGATATGAGGAAAATGTTGTTCAAGCTTCTGCACGATTTCTATACCCGTAACATGAGGCATTTGTTGATCAACAACTATGATATCTAACTCGCTAATTGCGGGATGCTGGAACAGTTGACGACTATCTGACAAAGTAAAACATTGAAAACTTGTGTTTCTTAACATTCGCAGATAAGCATCTAAAATAAATGGTTCATCATCAACAAATAATACCTTCAGCATCAGCCCCTCCGTATTGTTTTAATACAAAGTTAAGCTGTTTTTCTAGTACAGGCCAGTGAACAGTAAGTTCTGCCATCAAGTTTGAAACTACTGATTTTTGCTTAGCTTTAGCGGCCTGCTCTAACTGGCGACATAATGTAGCAAGACGTATTACACCAGTAAGGCCACATATCCCGTTTAGACTATGTGCAACTGTTGATAAAGCTGACAGGTCTTGTTCTAAAAACGATTGCTGTAAAGCCGTTATATAAGGTTTTGCTGCTTGATAAAATCCCGATAGTGCAGCAACGATAGTTTCAGAACTTTCATCACCGTAAATATCAGCTAGAATTTGCAGATTAAGAATTGTTGGATCACAGATTTGGGTTTTAATCTTCTGCGTCCTCAATTTGCACTAAAGGCCAGTTACAGGTTTGCATCCACCAGTAAGCTATTTTTTTTAGCAAAGCAGATACTTGAGTATTATGTTTTAAATTGATCGTAGCTAATTCATCCATTAGAGGTTGAAGTTTGTCTAAGCGCATCTGAAAAACACTCCAAAATTCAGGCCTAGGGTCACGTTGGCGCATGTTTTTAGCGATGTGTAATAAATAATCTGCAGCGACACATGCCCGTTTGCGTTCAGTATCTATAGCAACAGGCTTACGATTATTAATGTAAACGTTATAAAAACAACTTAGAGTAAATGCAAGATTCTTTAATCGACGATCTAACTGATAGTACCCTGACGTAATGTTTTCTGGCCAATACAAGAAATCGCGTTTATTTTCTTTATTATCGAGGCCTTCAAGTGTTTTTTCAGGATCTTCAGTTTTTTGCTCTGATTGTAATACAATTGCCACACTCAATTTGCGTTTAACGGCTTCATTCAAAAGTTTTGGTTCCGAGAGCTTTTGCATTAATTCAATATAATAGTTGGATGGCTGTATAAGTTTTTCTTGCTTTAAATGATCACATATTTTCTGGGTTAAAAAAGCATAAGTGACTGGCTTAACAAGGAAGTCATTAACATCAAGTAACATACATTGTTGTAATAATTCTCTGTATGCATTGACGGAAAAAACAATAATGGGTATATCGTGGGCAGTTTCGCTGAATGAGCCAGTTCTAACTTTAATCATGAGATTAAGGCCACTTTCATCCTTTAACTCAATATCAGTTATTAATAAATCAATAGGCTCGTTTTCTAAAATGTCAGTTGCGGTTTTATAGTCAAACGCTTTATAGGCTTTACAGCCATGTATTTTATTGGCAACTCCGTATAGAAAGTTACACATTAAGGGAACATCATCCACTACTAGAACATTAAAATTTTTAAGCAGCATGAATCAATGGTTCCCTAATAACAAATTGAAAATTGCTAATTAATTTTAGTTTAAAATACCAAGCTAAGCGCTAAATATATGATTCTACCAAAATAATCACAATGAACTAGACTAATAATAAATTTTAATAAGTTACCCATTACTCAGCGATGACTTAATGTTTCAAATTTAGGCATGCAACGGCGCCTCCCCTTTTTCATCACTACAAAACAGGAACTGAAAAATCTATCCTATACTAGAAATAGTACATGGCTGACGTTGGGCAAAGATCCCCTTCAAAAGGTAATAGAAATTCATATGAAAACCTTACTCAGTATAATTGAACTGCAATTATTTTTGGCAGGTGAATAAGTGGATAGCCCAATAAAGTTACTCTTCATCCTCCAGTTTTTTCTGGCTACGGCAAGCTTAGCGGCCGAAATGAATGACGTGCAAACCAGCGTTGAATCTTATGATGTTTCAGCATTCATCCAAGGTATAGACGCTCTGCGTAAAGAAGCTAACATTCCAGGATTGTCCATCGTTGTTGTGAAGGATCATGCAGTGGTTCTGGCATTAGGCTTAGGCTATGCCGATGTTGAAAACGGCATTCCCGCTACCGCCGATACTCCCTACAACATCGCTTCGGTTTCGAAACCCCTCTCTGCTGTTGTTGCGCTTCGGCTTGTTGAGGCGGGATTGCTTGATTTGGACAGACCGATGGCGCAATACAGCGAATGGATAGATTTTTGCAGCGCCTTCAGCCGACAACCTTCCATTTTCGCCCAAGACCTAAGCTGCCAGCCCCCGAGTCACACCCTTCGACACTTGCTGTCTCATACGGCTACGGGAACGCCAGGCACTAGGTTTTCGTATAACCCCGTTTTATACTCTTGGGCATCGCGGCCAATGATGGCCGTGGCTAACAATTCATTCTCGTCCCTCGTTGAGCAATACGTTTTCGTGCCAGCTGGCATGAAAAACTCGGCCCGACAACATCGGAATTTACCGTTACGTAAAGACTTAGCCCAACGACTCGCCCCGCCCTATACCCTTGACAATGCAGGAATGATCGTACGGGCACCAGCGCTGCCGGCACAGGGAGACGGTGCTGCCGGTGGTGTTGTTACCACGGTTCTTGACTTAGCAAAGTTCGACGTCGCGCTCGATCAGAGTGTACTAATCTCAGCGAAGTCGCGTGCCGAAATGATGGCAGCAATGCAGTCAATTAACGGAAAGGAATTTCCTTACGGCTTGGGTTGGTTTGTACAGGATTACAAAGGCCATACTATCGTGTGGCACTCGGGGTGGTGGGAGAACGCTTATTCTGCGCTGTATTTGAAGGTACCAGCCCTGAACCTCAGTTTTATCATCTTGGCAAATAGTGAAGGTATCTGGTGGGATAATCCACTAGATAAGGCAGAGATCGAACGTTCTAAATTTGTTCAGGCGTTTCTTGCAACCTTCGTTGTTCGCTAACCGGGGTGATTACACCCCTTTTGTTTAATTGATACGATTTAGAGTGTAGCCCTACCCTCGAAAATTAAATTTTGTTCTATTTTAATTATTTAAATAGGCTATCAACACAATTAATAATATGTAAAAAGTTATTCCCAACAAACAAATTAAATTGACCTTTCTAGATTTACTCACCTTATAAGCGCCGAAATCCTTAAACTCCATTTTAAACTGGCCAAAGGTAATTAACTTTAGAATTAAGCAGCCTGTTGAATAAAAAATAAAACCAAATATAGTTTCAATGAATAACCAAGCAAAGATTTCTATTACAAAACTCATGCCGACTAACTCCTTAAATATAACGTTAGATTGCAACTATAAATTAAACTACAAAAGTGCAAGTTTCACTGCTGCTGACGCATGAATATCGGTAGTGTCATACAAAGGAACAGATGTATGTTGTTGCTGAATAAGCAGTGCTATTTCAGTGCAACCCAACACTATTGCTTCGGCACCATTTGCATGTAAATTTTCAATTATCTTTAGAAATTTAGATCTTGATGATTCAACAATTTTACCCAAGCATAACTCAGAATATATGACTTGATGAACAATTTCTCGTTCGTCGGGCTCAGGAATTAGCACTTGAATATTGTAATTTTCTGTTAGACGTCCCTTGTAGAAGTCTTGTTCCATTGTGAACTTTGTACCTAGTAGACCTACGCATTTTACATTGTCTTGTTGCAGCTGGTCTGCCGTTGCGTCTGCAATATGCAGAATTGGTATAGATATTTTTGAGGAAATTTCTGCAGCTACTTTATGCATTGTGTTGGTGCAAATTATAAGAAAGTCGGCTCCGCCGGCCTCAACTGACATTGCTGCTTTAGATAAAATTTCAGCCGTTCTTCTCCAGTTTGCTTGATGTTGTAACTTTTCGATTTCATCGAAGTCTACGCTGTACATACAAATTTTAGCCGAGTGCAGACCACCCAGCGCTATTTTAACACCTTCATTAATGGCTTTATAATAGTTGGATGTGGACTCCCAACTCATTCCGCCGAGCATGCCGATGGTTTTCATATTATAGGTTCACTCAAATGTGCATAGTAACAACTGATGGCAAGATTTGATTGTGCTCCCTAAGCTTTACAGAATTAATTACAAAAATATACGCCATTATTCATCAACGTATGTTTAAAACACTAGCCGATAATAGTTAGCTAAGTGCCTCCAAGCAGATGCACAAATTTTGAGCTAAAATTACAGTATTAATTTAGGCTGAAATTATTCAAAAACTGTGCGGAGTAAACTGTTATGCATATTCAATCTACAGCTCCAGCGAAACCTTTGAGTAAACACACTGTTACTGTGCAAACTAAAGATTCTACTAATGTTTCAGTACAGCTTAACCTCGTTGATGCAAAACCAAGCCAGATAAAAACCAATAAAAAAGAAGGTGATATTGCCCCCTTATTAACTAAGGGCACCTCACTGGGCCTTACCTATAAAGCGGGTAGTTATGTCATTGATGGCATTAGAAACGCTAATGTAAATCAAGTCAGTAAACTATTGCAGGATTATCATTTCGTTGAAACCTCAAGTCATGCAGAAAACCAAGCTAAACGTTTATTAGATTTTGCACAAAGTAAAGGCAGTAGCGCTTTACTACTTGGTGCCCATATGGGGGTTTTGACGGTAGTTGCTGTAGATTTAGTTAAGCCTAATTGGCCTTTTAGCCGTAAGCTTATAATTGGATTAATAATAATGGCATTAGTATCTTCTTTAGCTTATTTTGGCATTCAAGATGAACCCGAATTAGAAACATCACCAGTTCAAGTTATATCTAGTGATTAGTTATTAATTATCCAATAGCTAGTATAAAAAATTATAATTATTAGGTTGTATATCAGGTTGTTAGCTGATATAAGACCCAACTTGATTTTTATACCAAAATAGCGTAAGATACTGATTATAAAATATTTTTTGCTTCAAGGGTTTTTCTAAGATTAAGGAGATTATTATCAATATTAATCAAGGCGATCGTATCTATCATGCCGGTTATGGTATCGGTATCGTAAAAATGATAAGTAAAAAAAGTCTTGCTGGTGAAAGCAAAGCTAAGTTTGTTAAGCTTTACTTCGCCCGTAATGGCCTCACTTGGCAGGTGCCCGCTAATAATATGCCGAGCACTATTCGCAGTATTATCAGTGCCAAGGAAGCTAGAAAAATTATTAGCCATTTGCAAAACTGGAAAGGTAAGTTAAGCGAGCAGTGGAAAGTTCGTGCGACAGCTAACCAAGCCGCTATTGATAAAGGCGACCCCTATCGTTACGCTGAAGTGGTAAAAGGTTTAACTGCAATGCAAGAACACACCACGTTAAGTGCAACTGACCGTAAACATCTAAGTTTAGGCCTAGAGTTTCTTTGTGAAGAAATGGCCGAAGCCTTAGGCAAAACTCAAGAAAGAGTTAATGAGTTGATTACAGACGCCATATCTCCACAACCTACAGTGGCGTAATACATTAAAGCCACGAATGCGCAGACTTTGCGTATTTCGTGGTTTTAGTTTTTTTGTAGTGCTCTATTCCCCTTATATCTCCACCTACATTCCATCTACCCTTACCTGCTTACAGTTTATGTATATTTAGAACTAAACCTGCTATTCACTAGCCTTTTTATACATGTTGATCA
The sequence above is drawn from the Rheinheimera salexigens genome and encodes:
- a CDS encoding aspartate/glutamate racemase family protein: MKTIGMLGGMSWESTSNYYKAINEGVKIALGGLHSAKICMYSVDFDEIEKLQHQANWRRTAEILSKAAMSVEAGGADFLIICTNTMHKVAAEISSKISIPILHIADATADQLQQDNVKCVGLLGTKFTMEQDFYKGRLTENYNIQVLIPEPDEREIVHQVIYSELCLGKIVESSRSKFLKIIENLHANGAEAIVLGCTEIALLIQQQHTSVPLYDTTDIHASAAVKLALL
- a CDS encoding CarD family transcriptional regulator encodes the protein MNQGDRIYHAGYGIGIVKMISKKSLAGESKAKFVKLYFARNGLTWQVPANNMPSTIRSIISAKEARKIISHLQNWKGKLSEQWKVRATANQAAIDKGDPYRYAEVVKGLTAMQEHTTLSATDRKHLSLGLEFLCEEMAEALGKTQERVNELITDAISPQPTVA